In the Desulfocurvibacter africanus subsp. africanus DSM 2603 genome, one interval contains:
- a CDS encoding DUF4019 domain-containing protein — MTRRTIGLFILSLFAWMGLATAQGSDKEAAALAAAEEWLGMVDAERYGQSWNEASGYFRRAVMLDEWEQALQSVRAPLGGVLGRKVRRTVHATSLPGAPDGEYVVIQYEASFEHKKSAIETVTPMRDEDGRWRVGGYYIQ; from the coding sequence ATGACTCGCCGCACCATCGGCCTGTTCATACTGAGCCTTTTTGCATGGATGGGGCTTGCCACGGCTCAAGGTTCCGACAAGGAAGCTGCTGCCCTCGCGGCGGCGGAGGAGTGGCTCGGCATGGTTGACGCGGAGCGGTACGGGCAAAGCTGGAACGAGGCGTCCGGCTATTTCCGCAGGGCGGTCATGCTGGACGAGTGGGAGCAGGCCCTGCAGTCCGTCAGGGCTCCCCTGGGAGGCGTGCTGGGGAGGAAGGTCAGGCGCACGGTGCACGCGACGTCATTGCCGGGCGCTCCGGACGGGGAGTACGTGGTCATCCAGTACGAGGCTTCCTTCGAGCACAAGAAGTCGGCCATCGAGACCGTCACCCCGATGCGCGACGAGGATGGCCGCTGGCGGGTGGGCGGGTACTACATCCAGTAG
- a CDS encoding amino acid ABC transporter permease: MNYQFNWQAVITGEYGQWIMDGLLITLQISAVSIVLSLVLGTLIAVMRLTKVRILEWLALSYTEFFRNTPLLVQLFFWYFGSHAVLPEFVNTWLYEHDFEFGAGVISLTVYTSAFIAEEIRSGIFAIPKTQLEASRACGLSFLQAMHHVILPQAFRIIIPPLISQFLNLIKNSSLVMTIGVMDLMYMARQIESYAGRGFEAFTVILIIYLTISLAVSFLITQYNKRFLRQIAY; this comes from the coding sequence TTGAACTACCAATTCAACTGGCAGGCCGTCATCACGGGCGAGTACGGCCAATGGATCATGGACGGCCTGCTGATCACGCTGCAGATCTCGGCCGTGTCCATCGTGCTCTCTCTGGTCCTGGGCACCCTCATCGCCGTCATGCGCCTGACCAAGGTCAGGATCCTGGAGTGGCTCGCGCTTTCCTACACCGAATTCTTCCGCAACACGCCGCTCCTGGTGCAGCTATTCTTCTGGTATTTCGGCTCGCACGCCGTGCTGCCCGAATTCGTCAACACCTGGCTCTACGAGCACGACTTCGAGTTCGGGGCCGGGGTCATCTCGCTAACGGTCTACACCTCGGCCTTCATCGCCGAGGAGATCCGCTCGGGCATCTTCGCCATTCCCAAGACCCAGTTGGAAGCGTCCCGCGCCTGCGGCCTTTCCTTCCTGCAGGCCATGCACCACGTCATTCTGCCCCAGGCGTTCAGGATAATCATTCCGCCGCTCATCTCGCAGTTCCTGAACCTCATCAAGAACTCGTCCCTGGTCATGACCATCGGCGTCATGGACCTCATGTACATGGCCAGGCAGATCGAATCCTACGCCGGTCGGGGCTTCGAGGCTTTCACCGTGATCCTGATCATCTACCTGACCATATCGCTCGCGGTGTCCTTCCTCATCACCCAGTACAACAAGCGCTTTCTGCGCCAGATCGCCTACTAG
- a CDS encoding 2-oxoacid:ferredoxin oxidoreductase subunit beta, giving the protein MSDVTQLIHDYLRHNKKFPHVFCAGCGHGIVLGSLIRSVHALGLSKDDVALVAGIGCSGRIAAYVDFNTVHTTHGRALTFATGIKMANPQLKVITVMGDGDAFSIGGNHLIHAARKNIGVTVLVLNNFIYGMTGGQCSSTTPLGAVSQTSPYGQLEKSFDIVKLTSAAGANGVSRGTVFHVNTLDRLIREAIMRPGFNLVEILTPCHTQYGRKNKFKSAVDMYKWLRSNAIPVEKYEKLKPEEREERIPIGTFVQNDAPGLEELYAQVRTAQCAKERKQ; this is encoded by the coding sequence ATGAGCGACGTAACCCAGCTCATCCACGATTATCTCAGGCACAACAAGAAGTTCCCGCATGTATTCTGCGCGGGATGCGGCCACGGCATAGTGCTCGGCTCGCTCATCCGCAGCGTGCACGCCCTGGGGCTGTCCAAGGACGACGTGGCGCTGGTGGCCGGCATCGGCTGTTCCGGCCGCATCGCCGCCTACGTGGACTTCAACACCGTGCACACGACCCACGGGCGAGCCCTGACCTTCGCCACCGGCATCAAGATGGCCAATCCGCAACTCAAGGTCATCACGGTCATGGGGGACGGCGACGCCTTCTCCATCGGCGGCAACCACCTTATCCATGCCGCGCGCAAGAATATCGGCGTGACCGTCCTGGTGCTCAACAATTTCATCTACGGCATGACCGGCGGCCAATGCTCCTCGACCACGCCCTTGGGCGCGGTTTCCCAAACCAGCCCCTACGGCCAGTTGGAAAAATCCTTCGACATCGTCAAGCTGACCAGCGCGGCCGGAGCCAATGGCGTGTCCCGCGGCACGGTCTTCCACGTGAACACCCTGGACCGGCTCATCCGCGAGGCCATCATGCGCCCGGGATTCAACCTGGTGGAAATCCTTACGCCCTGCCACACGCAGTACGGCCGCAAGAACAAGTTCAAGTCGGCGGTGGATATGTACAAGTGGCTAAGATCAAATGCTATTCCGGTGGAGAAATACGAGAAACTCAAGCCCGAGGAACGGGAAGAGCGTATTCCCATCGGGACCTTCGTGCAGAACGACGCGCCTGGCCTTGAGGAGCTGTATGCCCAGGTTCGCACCGCGCAGTGCGCCAAGGAGCGGAAGCAATGA
- a CDS encoding 2-oxoacid:acceptor oxidoreductase family protein, with amino-acid sequence MKERMILDRFEIRLSGTGGQGILTLGKLLGHGLSIGQGYNVTQTQSYGPEARGGSSRSDLVVSSQPISYPKTENVDLLVALSQEACNNYYRNLKPRGVLLIDTGLVKQTPTNIFLGLPFTKLTEDKIKVPQAMNSVVLGAIAWVLPFLSRTALRKSLEETLPEKIRELNLKAFSLGYSQAQKHLGPPPEYWQGEEGGDETTDATQEAEV; translated from the coding sequence ATGAAGGAGCGCATGATCCTCGACCGCTTCGAGATCCGCCTCTCGGGTACGGGCGGGCAGGGCATTCTGACCCTGGGCAAGCTCCTGGGGCACGGCTTGTCCATCGGTCAGGGCTACAACGTCACTCAAACTCAGAGCTACGGCCCCGAGGCGCGCGGCGGCTCCAGTCGCTCGGACCTTGTGGTCAGCTCGCAGCCCATAAGCTACCCCAAGACCGAGAACGTGGATCTCCTCGTGGCATTGTCCCAGGAGGCCTGCAACAACTACTACCGCAACCTCAAGCCGCGCGGTGTGCTGCTCATCGACACGGGCCTGGTCAAGCAGACTCCCACGAACATCTTCCTTGGCCTGCCCTTCACCAAGCTTACGGAAGACAAGATCAAGGTGCCCCAGGCCATGAACAGCGTAGTGCTGGGGGCCATTGCCTGGGTGCTACCTTTCCTTTCCCGAACCGCATTGCGCAAGAGCCTGGAAGAGACCCTGCCCGAGAAGATACGCGAGTTGAACCTCAAAGCCTTCAGCTTGGGCTATTCCCAGGCTCAGAAGCACCTGGGCCCTCCGCCGGAATACTGGCAAGGCGAGGAGGGCGGTGACGAGACCACGGACGCCACGCAGGAGGCCGAGGTCTGA
- a CDS encoding 4Fe-4S binding protein — MAKSKGQTEIIIFPDWCKGCAICVSFCPAKVLALNEAGKSSVVALEECINCGFCELHCPDFAIMVRPRQAQNRRKNDVAPSESASVEAPDKATGAAAGDPSNDNDPKS, encoded by the coding sequence ATGGCAAAGAGCAAGGGACAAACCGAAATCATCATTTTCCCGGACTGGTGCAAAGGCTGCGCGATCTGCGTGTCTTTCTGCCCGGCCAAGGTGCTTGCCCTTAACGAGGCGGGCAAGTCCAGCGTCGTGGCCCTGGAGGAATGCATCAACTGCGGATTCTGCGAGCTCCATTGCCCGGACTTCGCCATCATGGTCCGGCCTCGGCAGGCTCAGAATCGGCGCAAGAACGATGTGGCGCCGTCTGAGTCCGCTTCCGTAGAGGCGCCCGACAAAGCAACCGGCGCGGCCGCCGGCGATCCTTCCAACGACAACGACCCCAAATCCTAG
- a CDS encoding amino acid ABC transporter ATP-binding protein has product MSLIQIQSLNKWYGDFHVLKNISESVQKGEVLVICGPSGSGKSTFIRCINRLEDFQQGTILIEGKDIKAPDVNINKLRSEIGIVFQQFNLYPHLTVLKNVTLAPIKVRNITRDEAEATALTLLERVGIHDQALKYPVELSGGQQQRVAIARALAMKPKIMLFDEPTSALDPEMINEVLSVMKDLARDGMTMLCVTHEMGFAREVADRVVFMDGGEVIEQGPPDVFFTNPKHQRTQAFLKEIL; this is encoded by the coding sequence ATGTCATTAATTCAGATCCAGTCGCTGAACAAATGGTACGGCGACTTTCATGTGCTCAAGAACATCAGCGAGAGCGTCCAAAAGGGCGAAGTGCTGGTCATCTGCGGCCCCAGCGGCTCGGGCAAATCGACCTTCATCCGCTGTATCAACCGGCTGGAGGACTTCCAGCAGGGCACGATCCTCATCGAAGGCAAGGACATCAAGGCCCCGGACGTGAACATCAACAAGCTCAGGTCCGAGATCGGCATCGTCTTTCAGCAGTTCAATCTCTACCCGCACCTGACAGTGCTCAAGAACGTCACCCTGGCGCCCATCAAGGTCAGGAATATCACCCGCGACGAGGCCGAGGCAACGGCGCTGACGCTCCTTGAGCGCGTAGGCATCCACGACCAGGCCCTCAAGTACCCGGTAGAACTCTCGGGCGGCCAGCAGCAGCGCGTGGCCATCGCCCGCGCCCTGGCCATGAAGCCCAAGATAATGCTTTTTGACGAGCCCACCAGCGCCCTGGACCCGGAGATGATCAACGAAGTGCTGAGCGTCATGAAGGACCTGGCCCGCGACGGCATGACCATGCTCTGCGTGACCCACGAGATGGGCTTCGCCCGCGAGGTGGCTGACCGGGTCGTGTTCATGGACGGCGGCGAGGTCATCGAGCAAGGGCCGCCGGACGTGTTCTTCACGAATCCGAAGCACCAGCGCACCCAGGCCTTCCTCAAGGAGATCCTGTAG
- a CDS encoding 2-oxoacid:acceptor oxidoreductase subunit alpha, which yields MANAPKRKRTEIFALGNEAVVEGALFAGCSFYAGYPITPSSEVMEIMAARLPRTENGVFIQMEDEIASMGAVIGGSLAGRKAMTATSGPGFSLMQENLGYACMAEVPLVIVNVMRGGPSTGLPTSPAQGDVQQARWGTHGDHPIIVLSAADVPECLEMTITAFNFAEKYRTPVILLLDEITAHTREKITLPHEKDYEIFNRLVPSMPPEWYKPFEETVRGVPPMPPIGSGYRFHVTGLTHDDMGFPTQRPDEVKAIIERLHRKIDQFFYDIQLTQEYDTDDAEIVVIAYGSVARSAQLAVSQARAAGVKAGLLKLKTLFPFPKAPVVTLARKARAIIVPEMNMGQISREVKRVNNGLTRVRTLNRIDGQIITPSQILKAIQQV from the coding sequence ATGGCCAACGCTCCCAAAAGAAAACGTACCGAGATCTTCGCCCTCGGCAACGAGGCCGTGGTAGAGGGAGCCTTGTTCGCCGGTTGCTCCTTCTATGCCGGCTATCCCATCACCCCGTCCTCTGAGGTCATGGAGATCATGGCCGCGCGACTTCCGCGCACCGAGAACGGCGTGTTCATCCAGATGGAAGACGAGATCGCTTCCATGGGTGCGGTCATCGGCGGCTCGCTTGCCGGCCGTAAGGCCATGACCGCCACCTCGGGCCCAGGCTTTTCGCTCATGCAGGAAAATCTGGGTTACGCCTGCATGGCCGAAGTTCCGTTGGTCATCGTCAACGTCATGCGCGGCGGCCCGAGCACCGGCCTGCCCACTTCACCCGCTCAAGGCGACGTGCAGCAGGCGCGCTGGGGCACCCACGGCGATCATCCGATCATCGTGCTCTCGGCAGCCGACGTGCCCGAGTGCCTGGAAATGACCATCACGGCATTCAATTTCGCCGAAAAGTACCGCACGCCGGTCATCCTTCTCCTGGATGAGATCACGGCGCACACGCGCGAAAAGATCACCCTGCCGCATGAGAAGGACTACGAGATCTTCAACCGCCTGGTTCCGTCCATGCCGCCCGAGTGGTACAAGCCCTTCGAGGAGACCGTGCGCGGCGTGCCGCCCATGCCGCCCATCGGCTCGGGCTACCGCTTCCACGTCACGGGCCTGACCCACGACGATATGGGCTTTCCCACTCAGCGCCCCGACGAGGTCAAGGCGATCATCGAGCGGCTGCACCGCAAGATCGACCAGTTCTTCTACGATATACAACTTACCCAAGAATATGACACGGATGACGCTGAAATCGTAGTCATAGCCTACGGCAGCGTGGCCCGCTCGGCCCAACTGGCCGTGAGCCAGGCCAGGGCCGCAGGCGTCAAGGCCGGCCTGCTCAAGCTCAAGACCCTGTTCCCGTTCCCCAAGGCCCCGGTGGTCACTCTGGCGCGCAAGGCCAGGGCCATCATCGTCCCGGAGATGAACATGGGCCAGATATCCCGCGAGGTGAAGCGCGTTAACAACGGCTTGACCAGGGTGCGCACATTGAACCGCATCGACGGCCAGATTATCACCCCCTCGCAAATCCTCAAGGCCATCCAGCAGGTGTAG
- a CDS encoding ABC transporter substrate-binding protein, translated as MRKLTILAVVALSALLLASVATAGKIEDIKKRGVLIAGVKDSQQPFGFVDPQSKQLVGFEIDLVKAIADKLGVKLELKPVTSATRIPMLTQGSVDILAATMTHKFERDDVIDFSITYFMDGQKLLVKKNSGIKSAADLAGKKVGTAKGSTSEQNIKNAQPKSTVLSFETYPEAFLAMNQGKVVAVTTDSGILLGIKNSAPNPDNYEIVGNYISDEPYGLGLPENDSDYRDFVNKTLADLWTSGEYKKLYDKWFGPNTKYYLPLEWKMEVWPN; from the coding sequence ATGCGTAAATTGACCATTCTCGCGGTCGTGGCCCTCTCGGCCCTGCTGCTGGCCTCGGTTGCCACAGCCGGCAAGATCGAGGACATTAAGAAACGCGGCGTGCTCATCGCCGGCGTCAAGGATTCGCAGCAACCCTTCGGCTTCGTGGATCCCCAGTCCAAGCAGCTGGTTGGCTTCGAGATCGATCTGGTCAAGGCCATCGCCGACAAGCTCGGCGTGAAGCTCGAGCTCAAGCCCGTGACGAGCGCCACGCGCATTCCCATGCTGACCCAGGGCTCCGTGGACATCCTGGCCGCGACCATGACCCACAAGTTCGAGCGCGACGACGTCATCGACTTCTCCATCACCTACTTCATGGACGGCCAGAAGCTGCTGGTCAAAAAGAATAGTGGCATCAAGAGCGCTGCCGACCTGGCCGGCAAGAAGGTCGGCACGGCCAAGGGCTCGACCTCCGAGCAGAACATCAAGAACGCCCAGCCCAAGAGCACTGTGCTCTCCTTCGAGACCTACCCGGAGGCCTTCCTCGCCATGAACCAGGGCAAGGTCGTGGCCGTGACCACCGACTCCGGCATCCTGCTCGGCATCAAGAACAGCGCTCCGAATCCGGACAACTATGAGATCGTCGGCAACTACATCTCCGACGAGCCCTATGGCTTGGGCCTGCCCGAGAACGACTCCGACTACCGCGACTTCGTGAACAAGACCCTGGCCGACCTGTGGACCTCCGGCGAGTACAAGAAGCTGTACGACAAGTGGTTCGGTCCCAACACCAAGTACTATCTGCCCCTTGAGTGGAAGATGGAAGTCTGGCCCAACTAG